The following coding sequences lie in one Candidatus Diapherotrites archaeon genomic window:
- the carB gene encoding carbamoyl-phosphate synthase (glutamine-hydrolyzing) large subunit, giving the protein MKPAKVLLLGSGGIRIGQAAEFDYSGSQALKALKEEGIETVLVNPNIATIQTSELADKVYLEPITPEFLEKIIELEKPDGILLSFGGQTALNAGVKLEEKGILKKHGVKVLGTGIEVIKKTEDREEFKKAMKEADVSVPESRTAISVKSALEAAGKIGYPVIVRPAYTLGGLGSDIAWNEEELEKIAGIGLKHSMIGQVLIEKYLFHWKELEYEVVRDSSDNCITVCNMENLDPLGIHTGDSIVVAPSQTLTNKEYHLLRSAAIRVIRSLKIVGECNIQFALDPKSQQYYAIEVNARLSRSSALASKATGYPLAYIAAKLAVGFTLPELLNKVTGATKACFEPALDYIVVKIPRWEFQKFSGVNRRIGSQMKAIGEVMAIGRNFEEALQKAVRMLEIGRELIEEEKIEIRKLEEELRHPTDQRLFAIVQAVRQGMKIERIHELSGVDEWFLHKIKNIASMHSKLKKLNFSNEDFPEVLSQAKKLGFSDKKIAGMLNASQEKIRELRKHYGIIPVVKQIDTLAAEWPAKTNYLYFTYNGTENDIDFSDSAKALVLGAGPIRIGSSVEFDWCTMNCVWGLKEKGLKAIVLNCNPETVSTDYDMSDKLYFEEITLERVLDIIEKENPFGVVVSVGGQTSNNLAFSLAKRGIHILGTFGRDIDSAENRQKFSSLLDELGIAQPEWKSLASLKEIKAFSKKIGFPVIVRPSYVLSGSAMKVAFNQKELKEYVKGAVIVSKDCPIVISKFLTAMECEVDGVSDGKNVFIGAIIEHIERAGVHSGDASMVIPPQSLSEEIQEKIRDYTKRIAQSLGIKGPFNMQYLVKDREIFVIECNLRASRSMPFTSKTIGVNLIKLATKCMLGEALHETEPKIAGVCSIKVPMFSWSRLGGIDPKLSVEMNSTGEIACLGESFEEAFLKALIAIEQSFPFSLEGKAKGTVFIKGVEEKFIERIKGIGFNSTKEFDAERMPEIVIDLEKESSIRKKAAEYGIPVISEFNTAEAFVKSLEAKPSLNPKSLKEYWRLSGMEKEYKINKIENGTVIDHIAQNRALDIIEALNIKRKYPNSTISMVTNIHSKKFGVKDMLKIEGKVLSQKEIQKIARISPKATVNIIKDYEVIKKIELGK; this is encoded by the coding sequence GTGAAACCAGCCAAAGTTTTACTTTTAGGCTCTGGAGGCATTAGAATTGGCCAGGCGGCAGAATTTGATTATTCTGGCTCGCAGGCATTAAAGGCATTAAAAGAGGAAGGCATTGAGACTGTATTGGTGAACCCTAATATTGCTACAATTCAAACATCAGAGCTTGCAGACAAGGTTTATCTTGAGCCTATTACCCCTGAATTTCTAGAGAAAATAATTGAATTGGAGAAGCCTGATGGAATTCTCTTGAGTTTTGGAGGCCAGACAGCATTGAATGCTGGAGTGAAATTAGAGGAGAAAGGAATTCTGAAGAAGCATGGAGTGAAGGTTTTAGGCACAGGGATTGAAGTAATTAAGAAAACAGAGGACAGGGAGGAATTCAAGAAGGCAATGAAGGAAGCTGATGTTTCTGTCCCTGAGAGCAGGACTGCAATTTCTGTCAAGAGCGCATTGGAGGCAGCAGGAAAGATTGGGTATCCGGTAATTGTAAGGCCTGCTTATACTTTGGGTGGGTTAGGGTCGGACATTGCATGGAATGAAGAAGAATTAGAGAAGATTGCAGGGATTGGATTAAAGCATTCAATGATAGGCCAAGTCCTAATAGAAAAATATCTTTTTCACTGGAAGGAATTGGAGTACGAGGTAGTAAGGGACTCGAGCGACAACTGCATTACTGTCTGCAATATGGAGAACCTTGACCCTTTAGGCATTCATACTGGAGACTCAATTGTTGTTGCTCCATCGCAGACTTTAACAAACAAGGAATATCATCTGCTCAGGAGCGCTGCAATAAGGGTTATAAGGTCATTAAAAATTGTGGGGGAGTGCAATATTCAGTTTGCATTGGATCCTAAAAGCCAGCAGTATTATGCAATTGAAGTCAATGCAAGGCTGAGCAGGAGCTCTGCTCTTGCAAGCAAGGCTACTGGTTACCCTTTAGCTTACATTGCAGCAAAGCTTGCAGTGGGATTCACTCTCCCTGAATTATTGAACAAGGTGACTGGAGCAACAAAAGCCTGCTTTGAGCCTGCACTGGATTACATTGTAGTAAAGATTCCGAGATGGGAGTTCCAGAAATTTTCTGGAGTGAACAGGAGGATTGGGAGCCAGATGAAGGCAATAGGAGAGGTAATGGCCATTGGCAGGAATTTCGAGGAGGCATTACAGAAGGCAGTGAGAATGCTTGAAATAGGAAGGGAATTAATTGAGGAAGAGAAAATTGAAATAAGAAAACTGGAGGAAGAATTAAGGCATCCTACAGACCAAAGGCTTTTTGCAATTGTTCAGGCAGTAAGGCAGGGAATGAAAATTGAAAGAATCCATGAACTATCAGGGGTGGATGAATGGTTTTTGCATAAAATAAAAAATATTGCTTCAATGCACAGTAAATTAAAGAAACTGAATTTCTCCAATGAAGATTTTCCTGAAGTTCTTTCACAGGCAAAAAAATTAGGTTTCTCGGACAAAAAGATTGCAGGAATGCTGAATGCATCCCAGGAAAAGATAAGAGAGCTCAGAAAGCATTACGGGATAATTCCTGTAGTAAAACAGATTGACACACTTGCAGCAGAATGGCCTGCGAAAACCAATTACCTTTATTTCACTTATAATGGAACAGAGAACGACATTGATTTTTCTGACAGCGCTAAAGCATTGGTGTTAGGTGCAGGCCCTATAAGGATTGGCTCGAGCGTTGAATTCGACTGGTGCACAATGAACTGCGTGTGGGGCCTAAAAGAAAAAGGACTGAAGGCAATCGTGCTGAACTGCAACCCGGAGACTGTTTCCACAGACTATGACATGTCAGACAAGCTTTATTTTGAGGAAATTACTTTGGAGAGGGTGCTTGACATAATTGAAAAAGAGAATCCTTTTGGGGTAGTTGTTTCAGTTGGAGGCCAGACATCAAACAACCTTGCATTCTCTCTCGCAAAGAGAGGCATCCACATCCTTGGGACATTTGGAAGGGACATTGATTCAGCAGAGAACAGGCAGAAGTTTTCTTCTTTACTTGATGAATTGGGCATTGCACAGCCTGAGTGGAAGAGCCTTGCTTCACTAAAGGAAATCAAGGCCTTCTCGAAAAAAATAGGCTTTCCTGTAATTGTGAGGCCGAGCTATGTCCTTTCAGGGTCTGCGATGAAGGTTGCATTCAACCAGAAGGAACTAAAAGAATACGTTAAGGGCGCTGTAATTGTTTCAAAAGACTGCCCTATTGTGATTTCAAAATTCTTGACTGCAATGGAGTGCGAGGTTGATGGAGTATCTGACGGAAAGAATGTATTCATTGGAGCAATAATAGAGCACATAGAGAGAGCAGGAGTGCATTCAGGAGATGCAAGCATGGTTATTCCGCCCCAAAGTCTTTCAGAGGAAATACAAGAAAAAATAAGGGATTACACTAAAAGGATTGCACAGTCTTTGGGCATAAAAGGCCCATTCAACATGCAGTATTTAGTGAAGGACAGAGAAATATTTGTTATTGAATGCAATTTGAGGGCTTCAAGGTCAATGCCTTTCACTAGCAAGACAATTGGAGTGAATTTAATCAAATTAGCAACAAAATGCATGTTAGGGGAAGCACTGCATGAAACTGAACCTAAAATTGCAGGCGTGTGCTCAATCAAGGTTCCAATGTTTTCGTGGTCAAGGTTAGGGGGAATAGACCCCAAACTTTCAGTTGAAATGAATTCAACAGGGGAAATTGCCTGCTTAGGAGAAAGCTTTGAGGAAGCCTTCCTGAAAGCATTGATTGCAATAGAGCAGAGCTTTCCTTTCTCTCTTGAAGGCAAAGCCAAAGGAACCGTGTTCATAAAAGGTGTTGAAGAAAAATTTATTGAAAGAATTAAAGGAATTGGCTTTAATTCAACAAAAGAATTTGATGCTGAAAGAATGCCTGAAATTGTAATTGACTTAGAGAAAGAAAGCTCTATAAGAAAGAAGGCTGCAGAGTACGGCATTCCAGTAATTTCAGAATTCAATACAGCTGAAGCCTTTGTGAAGAGCTTAGAGGCAAAACCCTCTCTTAACCCGAAAAGCTTGAAAGAATACTGGAGGTTGTCTGGAATGGAGAAAGAATACAAAATAAACAAGATCGAGAATGGTACAGTAATAGACCATATAGCACAGAACAGGGCCTTGGACATCATTGAAGCCTTAAACATTAAGAGAAAGTATCCAAATTCTACAATCAGCATGGTTACAAACATTCACAGCAAGAAATTTGGAGTGAAAGACATGCTGAAAATTGAAGGAAAGGTTCTCTCGCAGAAAGAAATCCAGAAGATAGCAAGGATTTCCCCCAAAGCCACAGTAAACATAATCAAAGACTACG
- the carA gene encoding glutamine-hydrolyzing carbamoyl-phosphate synthase small subunit: MWVFIFSREEARKKAKEIAILVLEDGSIYYGKAFGSNSRASGEIVFNTGMVGYTEAITDPSYYGQILCQTYPLIGNYGVSSKDFESDAPKIAGYIVRELCERPSHYSSEMNLSEWLKKERIPGIQGIDTRQLTKALREKGTMLGILSAGKEVDEEELLKEAARIEDPNERDLVAEVTIKKEIFYEGKGKRIVVIDCGCKENIIRNLQKRDVKVIRVPANFSAEKILSFNPDGILISNGPGDPKKINYVVETAGKLIEYKVPLFGICLGNQVLARALGADTFKLKFGHRGQNHPVIELNGGKCHITSQNHGFAVKAESLEGKAEVTYLNANDGTVEGIENKKKKLFGVQFHPEFCPGPTDTEFLFDKFVKIIRGK, from the coding sequence TTGTGGGTTTTTATTTTTTCGCGAGAGGAAGCCCGAAAGAAAGCAAAAGAAATTGCGATTCTTGTTCTTGAAGACGGTAGCATTTATTACGGGAAAGCATTCGGCTCTAATTCAAGGGCTTCAGGGGAAATAGTGTTCAATACAGGAATGGTAGGATACACTGAAGCAATAACTGACCCTTCATATTACGGGCAGATTCTGTGCCAGACCTACCCTCTAATAGGAAATTATGGTGTAAGCAGTAAAGACTTTGAGTCTGATGCACCAAAAATTGCCGGATACATTGTAAGAGAATTGTGCGAAAGGCCGTCGCATTATTCCTCTGAAATGAATTTGAGTGAATGGCTGAAGAAGGAAAGAATTCCTGGAATTCAAGGCATTGACACAAGGCAGTTAACAAAGGCTTTAAGGGAGAAAGGCACAATGCTTGGAATTTTAAGTGCGGGAAAGGAAGTGGATGAAGAAGAGCTCCTGAAAGAGGCAGCAAGAATTGAGGACCCGAATGAAAGGGATTTGGTTGCAGAAGTGACAATAAAAAAGGAAATATTTTATGAGGGCAAAGGGAAAAGGATTGTGGTAATTGACTGCGGCTGCAAGGAGAATATAATCAGGAATCTGCAGAAGAGGGATGTGAAGGTAATTAGGGTTCCTGCAAATTTTTCAGCAGAAAAAATTTTGTCTTTCAATCCTGATGGAATATTAATTTCCAATGGCCCAGGAGACCCAAAAAAAATTAATTACGTTGTGGAAACAGCGGGAAAACTGATTGAATATAAAGTGCCTTTGTTTGGAATATGCTTGGGCAACCAGGTGCTTGCAAGGGCTTTGGGTGCTGACACTTTCAAGCTAAAGTTTGGGCACAGGGGCCAGAATCATCCTGTAATTGAATTGAATGGAGGAAAATGCCATATTACTTCCCAAAACCACGGCTTTGCTGTAAAAGCTGAATCCCTTGAAGGAAAAGCTGAGGTAACTTACTTGAATGCAAATGACGGGACAGTGGAAGGGATTGAGAACAAAAAAAAGAAATTGTTTGGAGTGCAATTTCATCCAGAATTTTGTCCTGGCCCCACTGATACTGAGTTTCTTTTTGACAAATTTGTTAAAATTATAAGAGGGAAGTAA
- a CDS encoding peptidylprolyl isomerase, translating to MRQKKYFVFLALVLLILSVGCTQGNNNPSDANKTTDENKFDPLASQAFVGDTVKVEYEGSFPDGNVFDKSAPGKPLEFVLGAGQLIKGFEAAVIGMKLNKQKTITLEPKDAYGEYDPDLIWSISTKELNDVMIKPKIGMILKVEGRPGTVIATDENITKVDMNPALAGKTLVFKIKLVGITKAKK from the coding sequence ATGAGGCAAAAAAAGTATTTTGTATTTCTTGCTTTGGTGCTGCTGATTCTTTCAGTGGGGTGCACTCAAGGAAACAATAATCCTTCTGATGCGAACAAAACAACAGACGAAAATAAATTTGACCCTCTTGCATCGCAGGCTTTTGTTGGCGACACAGTGAAAGTGGAATATGAAGGCAGTTTTCCGGACGGGAATGTCTTTGACAAGAGCGCTCCAGGAAAGCCTTTGGAATTCGTTTTAGGTGCAGGCCAGCTAATAAAAGGATTTGAGGCAGCAGTAATTGGAATGAAATTGAATAAACAAAAGACAATTACTTTGGAGCCAAAGGACGCTTACGGAGAATATGACCCTGACTTGATTTGGAGCATCAGCACAAAGGAATTGAATGATGTAATGATAAAGCCAAAGATTGGGATGATACTGAAGGTTGAAGGAAGGCCCGGGACAGTGATTGCAACAGACGAAAACATCACCAAAGTGGACATGAATCCAGCACTAGCAGGAAAAACCCTGGTATTCAAGATCAAATTAGTTGGAATAACAAAAGCAAAGAAATAA
- a CDS encoding DUF6498-containing protein: protein MNVNLSNFKDISFYPSAIVLIIFNLIPLFGVLFYGWNTTEILLLYWSESAIIGFYTILKMLLAKGAINLQNLQQADGKPVIKINLAGATPEETAEKKSFIIKIFLVVFFCIHYGIFMAAHLFAILFLVIFRAFFSFFFNLRASIHGFETIFFNVLIAFVFLFISHGISFITNYVGRKEYEKASPTTLMFSPYPRIIVMQAALIFGAIISAPVLILVIGKIVLDLYAHISERKRFQTN, encoded by the coding sequence ATGAATGTGAATTTGAGTAACTTCAAGGACATTTCCTTTTATCCTTCAGCCATAGTCCTAATCATATTCAATCTAATTCCATTGTTTGGAGTGCTATTTTACGGCTGGAATACAACAGAAATACTTTTACTGTACTGGAGTGAAAGCGCAATAATCGGCTTCTACACAATACTGAAAATGCTCCTAGCAAAAGGTGCCATAAACCTTCAGAATCTTCAGCAGGCAGACGGAAAGCCTGTAATAAAAATAAACTTAGCTGGGGCAACCCCTGAAGAAACAGCAGAAAAAAAATCTTTCATAATTAAAATTTTTTTGGTGGTTTTCTTCTGCATTCACTACGGCATATTCATGGCAGCTCACCTATTTGCCATATTATTTTTAGTAATATTCAGGGCATTCTTCAGCTTTTTTTTCAATTTAAGGGCAAGCATTCACGGCTTTGAAACAATTTTCTTTAATGTGCTCATTGCATTTGTTTTCCTGTTCATAAGCCATGGAATCTCTTTCATTACAAATTATGTGGGGAGAAAAGAATACGAGAAAGCCAGTCCAACAACATTAATGTTTTCCCCTTACCCGAGAATAATTGTAATGCAGGCAGCGCTCATTTTCGGTGCAATTATAAGCGCTCCAGTCCTCATACTTGTCATAGGCAAAATCGTGCTTGACCTCTATGCCCACATCTCAGAAAGAAAGCGCTTTCAAACCAACTGA
- the thrC gene encoding threonine synthase encodes MHAKNFVCFKCGREYSMEPVLFECPSCNYSLDIEYNYSELRKLVKRYEFLNDQIRHWKYWMFYPIKDLSKIVSLQEGGTPLIHSNKIRDYHFKFEGSNPTGSFKDRGSTVEVSKALELGVKEIACASTGNMGASIAAYSAKAGINATIFVPGFATKEKFAQISAHGARIVRVKGSYDDAVKKTKQLKKKRNVYLMGDYPFRGEGEKSIAFEVIEQLNYEVPDFIVSPIGNGTLIYSVFKGLNEFRKAGLIKKIPRIVGVQVNKCSPVVKAWKNNLKEILVIKNFSTIATAIACGNPVDGLEALHAIKASKGLAEEVTEKEILSAQKELGKEGLYAEPSGAVSFAGAKKLGLKGRVACIVTGHGLKDTKKYS; translated from the coding sequence ATGCACGCAAAAAACTTCGTCTGCTTTAAGTGCGGGAGAGAGTATTCAATGGAGCCCGTGCTCTTTGAGTGCCCTTCCTGCAATTATTCCCTGGACATTGAATACAATTACTCTGAGTTAAGGAAGCTGGTGAAGAGATATGAATTCCTCAATGATCAAATAAGGCACTGGAAGTACTGGATGTTCTACCCAATAAAAGACTTGTCAAAGATAGTGTCACTGCAGGAGGGGGGCACGCCATTAATTCACTCTAACAAAATAAGGGATTATCACTTCAAGTTTGAAGGCTCTAATCCTACTGGCTCTTTCAAGGATCGAGGGTCAACAGTTGAGGTATCAAAAGCATTGGAGTTGGGAGTGAAAGAGATTGCTTGCGCTTCAACAGGGAACATGGGGGCATCAATTGCAGCTTATTCTGCGAAAGCAGGAATTAATGCAACAATCTTTGTGCCAGGCTTTGCTACAAAAGAGAAGTTTGCCCAGATTTCAGCTCACGGAGCAAGAATTGTTAGAGTGAAAGGCTCTTACGATGACGCAGTGAAGAAAACAAAGCAATTGAAGAAAAAAAGAAATGTTTATTTGATGGGAGACTATCCCTTCAGAGGAGAAGGAGAGAAAAGCATTGCATTCGAGGTAATAGAGCAATTGAATTACGAGGTTCCAGACTTCATTGTCTCTCCCATCGGAAACGGCACCCTAATTTACTCAGTATTCAAGGGATTGAATGAATTCAGGAAAGCAGGACTAATAAAAAAAATTCCTAGAATTGTCGGAGTGCAAGTGAACAAGTGCTCTCCAGTAGTAAAAGCATGGAAGAACAATTTGAAAGAAATTCTAGTAATAAAGAATTTCTCCACTATTGCTACTGCAATTGCCTGCGGTAACCCTGTTGACGGACTAGAAGCATTGCACGCAATAAAAGCCTCAAAAGGCTTGGCCGAAGAAGTGACAGAAAAAGAAATCCTTTCAGCCCAAAAAGAATTAGGAAAAGAAGGCCTTTACGCAGAGCCTTCAGGTGCAGTCTCTTTTGCAGGAGCAAAGAAATTGGGACTAAAGGGAAGGGTTGCCTGCATTGTAACAGGCCACGGCCTCAAAGACACAAAAAAATACTCTTAA
- the tmk gene encoding dTMP kinase has protein sequence MKGRIVVFEGVDASGKATQAKLFFERIKKAGKKAELSSFPRYNEFFGSLVGRYLAGEFGSKEELPPEFCSLLYSLDRYHAKKEIQEKLKKGTILVFDRYFTANYGFQPAKFKGKKQREEFFQWMKALESRMPQPDLVFFLDVLPQISRKLMKGKDREKAYRKGRKKDIYESDIAYQNKVRAMFLHLCRKEKNWSRINCVRGNKLKSREEIHSEVWKKAQKILK, from the coding sequence ATGAAAGGCAGGATTGTGGTTTTCGAGGGAGTGGATGCTTCAGGCAAAGCAACGCAAGCAAAATTATTCTTTGAGAGAATAAAAAAGGCAGGAAAGAAAGCAGAGCTAAGCTCTTTCCCGCGCTACAACGAATTCTTTGGCTCTCTTGTAGGAAGATATTTGGCTGGAGAATTTGGTTCAAAAGAAGAATTGCCTCCTGAATTCTGTTCTCTTTTATACTCTCTGGACAGATATCACGCAAAAAAAGAAATCCAAGAAAAATTAAAGAAAGGAACAATTCTTGTTTTTGACAGGTACTTCACTGCAAATTATGGCTTCCAGCCAGCAAAATTCAAGGGCAAAAAGCAGAGAGAAGAATTCTTTCAATGGATGAAGGCCCTTGAGTCAAGGATGCCCCAGCCTGACTTGGTGTTCTTCCTTGATGTGCTCCCGCAAATTTCCCGGAAGCTCATGAAAGGAAAAGACAGGGAAAAAGCGTACAGGAAGGGCAGAAAGAAAGACATTTATGAAAGTGATATTGCTTACCAGAACAAAGTGCGAGCGATGTTTCTGCATTTGTGCAGGAAAGAAAAGAATTGGAGTAGAATTAATTGTGTGAGAGGAAACAAGCTGAAGTCAAGGGAAGAAATCCACTCTGAAGTGTGGAAGAAAGCACAAAAGATTTTGAAGTGA
- the thyX gene encoding FAD-dependent thymidylate synthase — protein MPETKLNVKLLRYTFEPEIAAALGAKMCYNKVGIDELVEGMTKEKAEKLLNHIIDVGHHSVLEHASFTFAVEGISRACSHQLVRHRIASYSQQSQRYVDLSSFNFIVPPSIKGNQKALQKFNEALEKTKEAYGELVKDAPKEDARFILPNAIETKIVITMNTRSLYNFFEKRLCTRAQWEIRALAQKMLEEVMKVAPLLFKECGPSCKTIGLCREGKNACNLYKVYGARLKEIRQL, from the coding sequence ATGCCTGAAACAAAACTGAATGTAAAACTTTTAAGGTATACTTTTGAGCCTGAGATTGCCGCTGCCCTCGGGGCAAAGATGTGCTATAATAAGGTGGGAATAGATGAATTGGTTGAAGGAATGACAAAAGAGAAGGCAGAAAAATTATTGAATCACATTATTGACGTGGGCCATCATTCTGTCTTAGAGCACGCAAGCTTCACTTTTGCAGTTGAAGGCATCAGCAGGGCCTGCTCCCACCAATTAGTAAGGCACAGAATAGCTTCTTATTCACAGCAAAGCCAGAGATATGTCGACTTAAGTTCTTTCAATTTCATTGTGCCGCCGAGCATTAAAGGAAACCAGAAAGCATTGCAGAAATTCAATGAGGCATTAGAGAAAACAAAAGAGGCTTACGGCGAGTTAGTGAAAGATGCCCCAAAAGAGGACGCAAGATTCATTCTTCCTAATGCAATAGAAACAAAAATTGTAATCACAATGAACACGCGTTCTCTCTATAATTTCTTTGAGAAAAGGTTGTGCACTAGAGCCCAATGGGAGATTAGGGCTTTAGCGCAAAAAATGCTTGAAGAAGTAATGAAGGTTGCTCCGCTTTTATTCAAGGAGTGCGGGCCTTCCTGCAAGACAATAGGCTTGTGCAGGGAAGGAAAGAATGCCTGCAATTTGTATAAAGTATATGGCGCAAGGCTGAAGGAAATAAGGCAGCTTTAA
- a CDS encoding folylpolyglutamate synthase/dihydrofolate synthase family protein, protein MLESNALNYLNSLDKFGTVFGLERIQRLTELLNFPQNSFSSVHVAGTNGKGSTCSFIASILREAGFNAGLYTSPHLVSFTERIQVNGKKINEKELKTGINKIRKLIAEEQEKNKKFQPTQFEVLTALAFNYFAEKKIDFAVIETGLGGRLDATNVLKPEVAVITNISLEHTKELGNTIKKIVHEKAGIIKQNYVVVTAETKKDALKEIREKCVQEKAKLFELRKHCTWKRKSFSLKGQKFQAKILGKKYNLFIPFLGEHQLQNACTAVLAVKLLKQKIPYKAITEGLQKTRWPARFEVKRKNPLLVLDAAHNPACFKALARTVKEVKKKIKAQKLILVLGVAGDKDIKGICRRIIPPADKIIVTQAKYRGMKAERIAAEVKKYKKNFVVIRSVPKAVKKAINSASEKDFVLVAGSHYVLGEACGHHYTNSFK, encoded by the coding sequence ATGCTTGAATCAAATGCATTAAATTACCTGAATTCCCTTGACAAATTCGGCACTGTTTTTGGGCTGGAGAGAATCCAGAGGCTAACTGAATTATTGAATTTCCCCCAGAATTCCTTTTCTTCAGTTCACGTTGCAGGAACAAACGGCAAAGGCTCAACATGTTCCTTTATTGCCTCAATATTAAGGGAAGCAGGCTTCAATGCAGGGCTGTACACTTCGCCTCATCTTGTGTCCTTCACTGAAAGAATTCAGGTGAATGGAAAAAAGATTAATGAAAAGGAATTGAAGACAGGAATAAATAAAATAAGAAAATTAATTGCAGAAGAGCAGGAAAAAAACAAAAAATTCCAGCCAACCCAGTTTGAAGTGCTTACAGCTCTTGCATTCAATTATTTTGCAGAAAAGAAAATAGATTTTGCTGTAATAGAAACAGGCTTGGGAGGAAGGCTTGACGCAACAAATGTCCTAAAACCCGAGGTTGCGGTAATCACAAACATTTCCTTGGAGCACACAAAGGAGCTGGGGAACACAATAAAAAAAATTGTGCATGAGAAGGCAGGAATAATAAAGCAAAATTATGTTGTGGTGACAGCAGAGACAAAAAAAGATGCATTGAAAGAAATAAGAGAGAAGTGCGTTCAAGAGAAAGCAAAATTATTTGAATTAAGAAAGCACTGCACTTGGAAGAGAAAATCATTCAGCCTGAAAGGCCAGAAATTCCAGGCAAAAATTCTTGGAAAGAAATACAATTTATTCATTCCGTTTTTAGGAGAACACCAATTGCAGAACGCCTGCACTGCAGTCCTTGCAGTAAAACTGCTCAAACAAAAAATCCCATATAAAGCAATTACTGAAGGCCTGCAAAAAACCAGGTGGCCTGCGAGATTTGAAGTGAAAAGAAAAAATCCTTTGCTTGTGCTTGATGCAGCCCATAACCCTGCATGCTTTAAGGCTCTCGCACGAACAGTAAAAGAAGTGAAAAAGAAAATTAAAGCCCAAAAACTGATTCTTGTTTTAGGTGTTGCAGGTGACAAGGACATCAAAGGCATCTGCAGGCGCATAATCCCTCCTGCTGATAAAATAATTGTAACTCAGGCAAAGTACAGGGGCATGAAAGCAGAAAGAATTGCAGCAGAAGTAAAAAAATACAAGAAAAATTTTGTTGTAATAAGAAGTGTGCCGAAAGCAGTGAAGAAGGCAATTAATTCTGCTTCAGAAAAAGATTTTGTGCTTGTGGCAGGAAGCCATTATGTTTTAGGCGAAGCTTGCGGGCATCATTACACCAACAGCTTTAAATAG
- a CDS encoding sodium:calcium antiporter: MVFYQLLIIIFGFVLIAKSANEIIKSLIRVAGYLGFTEFAISFLLVGVISVMPELVIGVMSAVEGTPSFGLGIIFGSNIADLTLIIGTVALLSKSIKLHSSTIKQAKFLVLLIALPVLLLWDSELSRLDGLILLLAFLFYIYRVVKLHGPSVQPFIKKKPDIFFEFTVLLVCLIVVFISGNMITHAGKELSSILFLPLFFVGIILAVGTCIPELAMAVQASRKKHAELGFGDIIGNVFADCTGTIGIIALISPIRPEYPQLTVLTGIIMVGSLMALLFIFGSNKKISKREGVYLILMYILLLMFQFIVEKMTVV; encoded by the coding sequence ATGGTTTTTTACCAGTTGCTCATTATTATTTTTGGTTTTGTGTTAATTGCCAAAAGCGCTAATGAAATCATAAAAAGCCTGATAAGGGTTGCAGGGTATTTGGGCTTTACAGAGTTTGCAATTAGTTTTCTTCTTGTTGGGGTTATCTCTGTAATGCCGGAGCTTGTGATTGGAGTAATGTCTGCAGTTGAAGGAACGCCTTCATTCGGGCTTGGAATAATATTTGGTTCAAATATTGCAGATCTTACATTAATAATTGGAACTGTCGCCCTGTTGTCAAAGAGCATTAAACTGCATTCTTCAACAATAAAGCAGGCAAAGTTTCTTGTTTTGCTCATTGCCTTGCCTGTGCTCTTGCTGTGGGATTCAGAGCTCTCCCGCTTGGATGGCTTAATCCTTCTGCTGGCATTCCTTTTTTACATTTATAGGGTTGTCAAGTTGCATGGCCCTTCAGTGCAGCCTTTCATAAAGAAAAAGCCTGATATCTTCTTTGAATTCACTGTTCTTTTAGTATGCCTTATAGTCGTTTTTATTTCAGGAAACATGATCACTCACGCCGGCAAAGAATTGAGTTCAATCCTTTTTCTGCCTCTCTTTTTTGTGGGAATAATTCTCGCTGTAGGCACATGCATCCCTGAGCTGGCAATGGCAGTGCAGGCCTCAAGAAAAAAGCACGCTGAACTGGGTTTCGGCGACATCATAGGCAACGTGTTTGCTGACTGCACAGGCACTATTGGAATTATTGCTTTGATTTCGCCAATAAGGCCAGAATACCCTCAATTGACAGTTCTTACAGGAATAATTATGGTAGGCTCGCTGATGGCCCTTTTATTCATATTCGGCTCAAACAAAAAGATTTCAAAGAGAGAAGGCGTTTACTTAATCTTAATGTACATTCTATTGCTGATGTTCCAGTTTATTGTGGAGAAAATGACTGTAGTGTGA